A window of the Bacteroides thetaiotaomicron VPI-5482 genome harbors these coding sequences:
- a CDS encoding DUF4919 domain-containing protein produces MKKLITLFFISILSLQVYCSAQEILKVDYPAIKEYVTNHNTEFQKLMQRFEENDTLLTRQDHAMLYYGYSFTPAYKGSMDDFQDFRKLIKEEKYEDAYNIGKELLKKNPVSLQLLYNMYGIAGLLQKDIREIKHYSKRYAALLTMIALTGDGTSEETAFKVICVNDEYQLLNMLFKMENMKGQSLVNKCDLIEFDKCQYYEGNQMYFDISRSLDYMSELFGK; encoded by the coding sequence ATGAAAAAGCTCATTACCCTTTTCTTTATAAGCATACTTAGCCTTCAGGTTTATTGTTCCGCACAAGAAATATTAAAAGTGGATTATCCGGCCATCAAAGAGTACGTGACTAATCACAATACGGAATTTCAAAAGCTCATGCAACGTTTTGAAGAAAATGATACTTTACTCACCCGGCAAGATCATGCCATGCTATATTACGGGTATTCATTCACACCAGCTTACAAAGGAAGTATGGATGATTTTCAGGATTTCCGAAAGTTGATTAAAGAAGAAAAGTATGAAGATGCTTATAATATCGGCAAAGAACTACTAAAAAAGAATCCGGTATCTCTCCAATTACTATATAATATGTACGGAATAGCCGGTTTGCTCCAGAAAGATATCCGGGAAATAAAACACTATTCAAAAAGATACGCAGCCTTGCTTACTATGATTGCGCTTACAGGTGACGGTACAAGCGAAGAAACCGCATTTAAGGTTATCTGCGTAAATGACGAATACCAACTGCTGAACATGTTATTCAAAATGGAAAACATGAAAGGTCAATCGCTAGTCAATAAATGTGATCTGATAGAGTTTGATAAATGCCAGTACTATGAAGGAAATCAAATGTATTTCGACATTAGCCGTTCCCTTGATTATATGAGTGAATTATTCGGAAAATGA
- a CDS encoding SanA/YdcF family protein, which yields MKKKLFYITLIIAILCVISIFICDWTIKKNAASCIYTEISDIPANNVGLLLGTSPKLKSGNNNLYFDYRIDAAVELYKAGKINYILISGDNRKEDYNEPEEMKKALMQKGVPEKSIYLDYAGFRTLDSVVRAKEVFGQTRLTIISQRFHNERAIYLAEKNGITAIGFNARDVDVYAGLRTNIRELFARVKMFIDLAIDKQPHFLGEKYKLPSGK from the coding sequence ATGAAAAAAAAACTATTCTATATCACACTGATAATTGCCATACTTTGTGTTATCAGTATCTTTATCTGCGACTGGACCATCAAGAAGAATGCAGCCTCCTGCATCTATACTGAAATCAGTGATATTCCTGCAAACAATGTAGGTCTGCTTCTCGGCACCTCTCCTAAGCTGAAAAGCGGAAATAACAATTTATATTTTGACTATCGCATTGATGCGGCGGTTGAACTGTACAAGGCAGGCAAAATTAATTATATTCTTATCAGTGGAGATAATCGCAAAGAAGATTACAACGAACCGGAAGAAATGAAGAAAGCGCTTATGCAAAAAGGTGTTCCTGAAAAGTCTATCTATTTAGATTATGCCGGTTTTCGTACCCTTGACTCTGTTGTGCGTGCTAAAGAAGTATTCGGTCAGACCCGTCTGACCATCATTTCTCAACGATTTCACAATGAGCGGGCTATTTATCTTGCCGAAAAGAATGGGATTACCGCCATCGGTTTTAATGCCAGGGATGTAGACGTCTATGCAGGATTGAGAACCAATATCAGAGAATTATTTGCAAGGGTCAAGATGTTTATCGATTTAGCGATAGATAAGCAACCGCATTTCCTGGGAGAAAAGTACAAACTGCCATCCGGCAAATAA
- a CDS encoding Hsp20/alpha crystallin family protein: MMPVRRTQSWLPSIFNDFFDNDWMVKANATAPAINVFETEKEYKVELAAPGMTKEDFNVRIDEDNNLVISMEKKTENKEEKKEGRYLRREFSYSKFQQTMILPDNVDKEKISAAVENGVLSVQLPKISEEEVKKAEKQIEVK; the protein is encoded by the coding sequence ATGATGCCTGTTAGAAGAACTCAAAGTTGGTTACCAAGTATTTTTAACGATTTCTTTGATAACGATTGGATGGTAAAAGCAAATGCAACTGCACCTGCAATCAATGTTTTTGAAACAGAAAAAGAATACAAAGTTGAACTGGCTGCTCCGGGAATGACAAAAGAGGACTTCAATGTTCGCATTGATGAAGACAACAACCTCGTTATCTCTATGGAGAAGAAGACTGAAAACAAAGAAGAGAAGAAAGAAGGTCGCTATCTACGTCGCGAATTCTCTTATTCTAAGTTTCAGCAGACGATGATTCTGCCGGATAATGTAGATAAAGAAAAAATTTCTGCCGCAGTAGAAAACGGAGTTTTGAGCGTCCAACTTCCTAAGATTTCTGAAGAAGAAGTGAAGAAGGCCGAAAAGCAAATCGAAGTAAAATAA
- a CDS encoding TolC family protein, with protein sequence MKRIIFSLSLLLFMPGMYGQTGHITLEECQQKTQDNYPLVRQYDLVEKTKEYNLENAARGYLPQFALSAKASYQSDVTELPIAIPGVDIKGMAKDQYQVMLELQQQIWDGGGIRMQKKKATAEAEIDREKLNVDMYALNGRVNDLYFGILMLDEQLAQNALLQDELGRNFRQITAYVENGIANQADLDAVKVEQLNTRQKRVELTSSRMAYLKMLSLLMGEVLSPETVLEKPVPQNELSAVSEIRRPELSWFDAQGAGLQVQEKALNVRHLPHFGLFVQGAYGNPGLNMLKNEFSPYYIAGVRLSWNFGSLYTLKNDRRVIENKRQQLDSNRDVFLFNTRLEMTQQDQSVRSLEKQMQDDDEIIRLRTNIRRAAEAKVANGTLTVTEMLRELTNESLARQAKAMHEIQRLMGIYQLKYTTNH encoded by the coding sequence ATGAAAAGAATTATTTTTAGTCTTTCGCTTTTACTGTTCATGCCCGGAATGTATGGGCAGACCGGGCATATAACATTAGAAGAATGTCAGCAAAAAACGCAGGATAACTATCCGTTGGTGCGTCAATATGATTTAGTGGAGAAGACGAAAGAATATAATCTGGAAAATGCGGCGAGGGGATACTTGCCTCAGTTTGCTCTTTCGGCAAAGGCGTCTTATCAAAGTGATGTGACGGAGTTACCCATTGCCATTCCCGGTGTGGATATCAAAGGGATGGCCAAAGACCAGTATCAGGTGATGCTGGAGTTACAGCAACAGATATGGGATGGCGGAGGAATCCGGATGCAGAAGAAAAAGGCTACGGCGGAAGCGGAGATTGACAGGGAAAAGTTGAACGTCGATATGTATGCGTTGAATGGCCGTGTGAATGATCTGTATTTTGGAATCCTGATGTTGGATGAGCAGTTGGCTCAGAATGCCTTGCTGCAAGATGAACTGGGACGGAACTTCCGTCAGATTACAGCTTATGTGGAAAATGGAATAGCCAATCAGGCCGATCTGGATGCTGTGAAAGTGGAGCAGTTGAATACCCGTCAGAAAAGGGTGGAACTGACTTCTTCCCGTATGGCCTATTTGAAGATGCTTTCGTTATTGATGGGAGAGGTGCTTTCGCCGGAGACAGTATTGGAGAAGCCTGTTCCTCAAAACGAATTGTCGGCTGTCAGTGAGATTCGCCGACCGGAACTGTCGTGGTTTGACGCACAGGGAGCCGGTTTGCAGGTACAAGAGAAAGCCTTGAATGTGCGCCATCTTCCTCATTTCGGATTGTTTGTGCAGGGAGCTTACGGTAATCCGGGATTAAATATGCTGAAGAATGAATTTTCTCCTTATTATATTGCAGGTGTCCGGCTTTCATGGAATTTCGGAAGTCTGTATACGTTGAAGAATGACCGTCGGGTGATTGAAAACAAACGGCAGCAACTGGACAGCAATCGGGATGTGTTTCTTTTTAATACGAGACTGGAAATGACGCAGCAGGATCAGTCTGTCCGTTCGTTGGAGAAGCAGATGCAGGATGATGATGAAATTATCCGGTTGCGTACGAATATTCGTCGGGCTGCGGAAGCCAAAGTTGCGAATGGTACGTTGACAGTAACAGAAATGCTCAGAGAACTCACGAATGAGAGTCTTGCCCGTCAGGCGAAGGCAATGCATGAGATTCAACGGTTGATGGGTATCTATCAATTGAAATATACTACTAATCATTAA
- a CDS encoding ABC transporter permease, giving the protein MKQFIAFVKKEFYHIFRDRRTMLILLGMPVVQIILFGFAISTEVKNVRLAVLDPSNDVVTRKIIDRLDASEYFTVTTRFHSPQEMETAFRKNKIDMAIVFGERFADGLYTGDARVQLIVDATDPNMSTSQSNYAASIVSSAGQEMLPPNVFVSRLTPDVKLLYNPQMKSAYNFVPGVMGLILMLICAMMTSISIVREKETGTMEVLLVSPVRPLFIVLAKAVPYFVLSFVNLTTILLLSVFVLDVPVVGSLFWLVMVSLLFIFVSLALGLLISSVTSTQVAAMLASGMILMMPTMVLSGMIFPVESMPVILRAISDIIPARWYIQAVRKLMIEGVPVVLVLKEIGILLLMAVVLITISIRKFKYRLE; this is encoded by the coding sequence ATGAAACAATTTATTGCTTTCGTAAAGAAAGAATTTTATCATATTTTCCGTGACCGGCGTACTATGCTGATCCTGTTGGGAATGCCGGTCGTGCAGATTATTCTGTTTGGGTTTGCTATCAGTACGGAAGTGAAGAATGTCCGGCTGGCAGTTCTTGATCCTTCGAATGATGTGGTAACAAGGAAAATTATAGACCGGTTGGATGCGAGTGAATATTTCACGGTTACCACCCGTTTTCATTCTCCACAGGAGATGGAAACTGCCTTCCGGAAAAATAAGATAGATATGGCAATTGTATTTGGAGAGCGTTTTGCCGACGGACTTTATACGGGGGATGCCCGTGTGCAGCTGATAGTCGATGCAACCGATCCCAATATGTCTACCTCGCAGAGTAATTATGCAGCCAGCATTGTTTCTTCGGCAGGACAGGAGATGTTGCCTCCCAATGTGTTCGTTTCGCGTTTGACTCCAGATGTCAAATTGCTGTATAATCCGCAGATGAAGAGTGCCTACAACTTTGTGCCCGGAGTCATGGGGCTGATTTTAATGCTGATTTGTGCGATGATGACCTCTATTTCCATTGTTCGTGAAAAGGAGACGGGCACGATGGAAGTATTGCTGGTATCTCCGGTAAGACCATTGTTTATCGTGCTGGCCAAGGCGGTACCTTACTTTGTTTTATCTTTTGTCAATCTGACAACCATTTTGCTGCTTTCAGTCTTTGTACTGGATGTGCCGGTAGTGGGGAGTTTGTTCTGGTTGGTGATGGTGTCTTTGCTCTTTATTTTCGTGTCGCTGGCTTTGGGTTTGCTGATTTCCTCTGTGACAAGTACACAGGTGGCGGCCATGCTGGCATCCGGAATGATATTGATGATGCCCACCATGGTTTTGTCCGGAATGATTTTTCCGGTAGAAAGTATGCCGGTGATTCTCCGGGCCATATCGGATATTATTCCCGCCCGCTGGTATATTCAGGCTGTGCGCAAACTGATGATTGAAGGAGTGCCGGTTGTGCTGGTACTTAAAGAGATTGGTATTTTGTTGCTGATGGCAGTAGTGCTTATTACCATCAGTATCAGGAAATTTAAATATCGATTGGAATAA
- the uvrB gene encoding excinuclease ABC subunit UvrB has translation MNFELTSAYKPTGDQPEAIAQLTEGVLQGVPAQTLLGVTGSGKTFTIANVIANINKPTLILSHNKTLAAQLYSEFKGFFPNNAVEYYVSYYDYYQPEAYLPNSDTYIEKDLAINDEIDKLRLAATSSLLSGRKDVVVVSSVSCIYGMGNPSDFYKNVIEIERGRMLDRNVFLRRLVDSLYVRNDIDLNRGNFRVKGDTVDIFLAYSDTLLRVTFWGDEIDGIEEVDPITGVTTAPFEAYKIYPANLFMTTKEATLRAIHEIEDDLTKQVAFFESIGKEYEAKRLYERVTYDMEMIRELGHCSGIENYSRYFDGRAAGTRPYCLLDFFPDDFLLVIDESHVSVPQVRAMYGGDRARKINLVEYGFRLPAAMDNRPLKFEEFEEMTKQVIYVSATPAEYELIQSEGIVVEQVIRPTGLLDPVIEVRPSLNQIDDLMEEIQLRIEKEERVLVTTLTKRMAEELTEYLLNNNVRCNYIHSDVDTLERVKIMDDLRQGVYDVLIGVNLLREGLDLPEVSLVAILDADKEGFLRSHRSLTQTAGRAARNVNGKVIMYADKITDSMRLTIDETNRRREKQLAYNEANGITPQQIKKARNLSVFGSPGSEADELLKEKHAYVEPSSPNIAADPIVQYMSKAQMEKSIERTRKLMQEAAKKLEFIEAAQYRNELLKLEDLMKEKWG, from the coding sequence ATGAATTTTGAACTAACATCAGCTTACAAACCTACCGGGGATCAACCAGAAGCGATCGCCCAGCTTACTGAGGGGGTACTTCAAGGAGTTCCCGCACAGACTTTATTGGGGGTTACCGGATCGGGAAAAACGTTCACCATCGCCAATGTGATCGCCAACATCAACAAGCCTACGTTGATCTTGAGCCACAACAAGACATTGGCTGCGCAGCTATACAGCGAGTTCAAGGGATTTTTCCCCAATAACGCCGTAGAATATTACGTTTCATATTACGACTACTATCAGCCGGAAGCCTATCTGCCAAATTCAGATACCTATATAGAAAAGGATCTCGCCATCAATGACGAGATTGACAAGTTACGTCTCGCCGCTACCTCCTCCCTGCTTTCAGGCCGGAAAGATGTGGTAGTCGTTTCCTCAGTCTCCTGTATTTACGGTATGGGAAACCCGTCGGATTTCTATAAAAATGTAATCGAAATTGAACGGGGGCGGATGCTTGACCGTAATGTTTTTCTGCGTCGTCTTGTGGACAGCCTGTATGTCCGTAATGATATCGATTTGAATCGTGGCAACTTCCGCGTTAAAGGAGACACGGTCGACATTTTCCTTGCGTACTCGGACACTCTGCTTCGTGTCACTTTCTGGGGAGACGAGATTGATGGGATAGAAGAAGTGGACCCGATTACCGGTGTGACTACCGCTCCTTTCGAAGCCTATAAGATCTATCCCGCCAATTTATTTATGACCACCAAGGAAGCTACTCTTCGTGCCATCCACGAAATAGAGGATGACTTAACCAAACAAGTAGCGTTCTTCGAATCTATCGGCAAAGAATATGAAGCGAAACGATTGTACGAGCGAGTTACGTATGACATGGAAATGATCCGGGAATTAGGGCACTGTTCCGGCATTGAGAATTATTCCCGTTATTTCGACGGTCGCGCTGCCGGCACCCGTCCTTATTGCCTTCTCGATTTCTTCCCGGATGACTTTTTGCTGGTTATTGACGAAAGTCATGTAAGCGTGCCGCAGGTTCGCGCCATGTATGGAGGCGACCGTGCCCGTAAAATCAATCTGGTAGAATATGGGTTCCGACTGCCTGCCGCAATGGACAACCGCCCTCTGAAATTTGAAGAATTTGAGGAGATGACAAAACAAGTGATTTATGTCAGTGCTACCCCGGCAGAATATGAGCTGATACAATCGGAAGGGATCGTTGTAGAACAAGTGATCCGCCCTACCGGTCTGCTTGATCCTGTTATTGAAGTACGCCCGAGTCTCAATCAAATTGACGACCTGATGGAAGAAATTCAGCTGCGTATCGAAAAAGAAGAACGGGTACTTGTAACGACACTTACGAAACGTATGGCGGAAGAGCTGACAGAATACCTTCTCAACAATAATGTGAGATGTAACTATATCCATAGCGATGTGGATACATTAGAGCGTGTGAAGATCATGGATGACTTGAGACAAGGCGTTTATGACGTACTTATCGGTGTCAATCTGCTTCGTGAAGGTCTTGACCTTCCGGAAGTATCCCTTGTCGCTATTCTCGATGCCGATAAGGAAGGCTTCCTCCGTTCGCATCGCTCATTGACCCAGACTGCAGGACGTGCTGCCCGTAATGTAAACGGAAAAGTAATCATGTATGCAGATAAAATAACAGACAGTATGCGGCTTACGATCGATGAAACAAACCGTCGACGCGAGAAACAGCTCGCTTATAATGAAGCGAACGGCATCACCCCACAACAAATCAAGAAGGCGAGAAACTTGTCTGTATTTGGCAGTCCAGGTTCCGAAGCCGATGAGTTGCTGAAAGAAAAACACGCTTATGTGGAACCTTCTTCACCTAATATCGCAGCCGACCCAATCGTACAATATATGAGCAAAGCTCAAATGGAAAAGAGCATAGAGCGTACCCGCAAATTAATGCAGGAGGCCGCCAAAAAACTGGAATTTATCGAAGCTGCCCAATATCGGAATGAGCTGCTGAAACTGGAAGATTTGATGAAAGAAAAGTGGGGATAA
- a CDS encoding SGNH/GDSL hydrolase family protein translates to MKKKRLGQWMLLAIVCLSFSVGETYAQKHEFANYKRYATENAALAQPVKKEKRVVFMGNSITEGWVRTHPDFFKTNGYIGRGISGQTSYQFLLRFREDVINLSPALVVINAGTNDVAENTGAYNEDYTFGNIASMAELAKANKIKVILTSVLPAAEFPWRREIKDAPQKIQSLNARIEAYAKANKIPFVNYYQPMVVGENKALNPQYTKDGVHPTGEGYDIMEALIKQAIEKAL, encoded by the coding sequence ATGAAAAAGAAAAGACTGGGTCAATGGATGTTGTTGGCCATCGTTTGTTTGAGTTTCTCAGTAGGAGAGACCTATGCACAGAAACATGAGTTCGCTAATTACAAGCGTTATGCGACAGAGAATGCAGCACTTGCACAACCTGTAAAGAAGGAAAAAAGAGTGGTCTTTATGGGCAATTCCATTACGGAAGGATGGGTGAGGACACATCCTGATTTCTTCAAAACAAATGGATATATCGGTCGTGGTATCAGTGGCCAGACGTCCTATCAGTTTTTACTTCGTTTTAGGGAAGATGTGATCAATCTTTCTCCGGCATTGGTTGTCATTAATGCAGGAACAAATGATGTAGCCGAAAATACAGGTGCTTATAATGAAGATTATACATTCGGAAATATTGCATCTATGGCAGAACTGGCGAAGGCAAATAAAATCAAAGTGATTCTGACTTCAGTATTGCCGGCTGCTGAATTTCCGTGGAGACGGGAGATTAAAGATGCTCCTCAAAAGATTCAGTCATTGAATGCCCGCATAGAAGCTTACGCCAAAGCTAATAAAATTCCGTTTGTGAATTATTATCAGCCAATGGTGGTGGGCGAGAATAAGGCCTTGAATCCTCAATATACGAAAGATGGGGTACATCCTACAGGAGAAGGATATGATATCATGGAAGCACTCATTAAACAGGCTATTGAAAAAGCGCTTTAA
- a CDS encoding HlyD family secretion protein: MKRMTKIGIYGMAVWMLSACGNGTPDYDATGTFEATEVIVSAEAAGKLLQLEVEEGTRLKAGEEVGLVDTVQLYLKKLQLEASMKSVESQRPDLAKQIAATKQQITTAQREKKRVENLLAAGAANQKQLDDWDAQVTLLQQQLIAQESSLMKSTNSLTEQGNSVSIQVAQVEDQLNKCHIQSPIEGTVLAKYAEGGELASVGKPLFKVGEVDRMYLRAYVTSEQLSQVKLGDKVTVYSDYGNSEQKAYPGVVTWISDRSEFTPKTILTKNERANLVYAVKIAVKNDGSLKIGMYGGVVWKKENP; this comes from the coding sequence ATGAAACGAATGACAAAAATAGGAATATACGGGATGGCAGTATGGATGCTTTCTGCCTGTGGAAACGGAACGCCCGATTATGATGCAACAGGAACCTTTGAAGCTACGGAAGTGATCGTTTCCGCCGAAGCAGCGGGAAAACTGCTGCAACTGGAAGTGGAAGAAGGAACAAGATTGAAAGCCGGCGAAGAAGTAGGGCTGGTAGATACTGTCCAGCTATATCTGAAAAAGTTGCAACTGGAAGCAAGCATGAAATCGGTGGAAAGCCAGCGTCCCGATCTGGCCAAACAGATAGCCGCTACCAAACAGCAAATTACTACAGCGCAAAGGGAAAAGAAGCGGGTAGAGAACCTGCTTGCTGCCGGAGCTGCCAATCAGAAACAACTGGATGACTGGGATGCACAGGTAACCTTGCTTCAGCAGCAGTTGATTGCTCAGGAATCCTCATTGATGAAGAGTACGAACAGTCTGACGGAACAGGGGAATTCGGTCAGTATACAAGTGGCACAGGTAGAAGACCAGTTGAACAAGTGCCATATTCAGTCGCCTATTGAAGGTACGGTACTGGCAAAATATGCGGAAGGGGGAGAACTGGCATCCGTTGGCAAACCGTTGTTTAAAGTGGGTGAGGTAGACCGGATGTATTTGCGGGCTTATGTTACTTCAGAGCAATTGTCCCAAGTGAAATTGGGGGATAAAGTGACGGTGTATTCCGATTATGGAAATTCGGAACAGAAAGCCTATCCCGGTGTGGTCACTTGGATTTCGGACCGTTCGGAGTTTACCCCCAAAACGATTCTGACTAAAAATGAACGTGCCAATCTGGTATACGCAGTGAAGATTGCCGTGAAAAATGACGGTTCGTTGAAGATTGGTATGTATGGAGGTGTGGTATGGAAAAAGGAGAACCCATAG
- a CDS encoding ABC transporter permease: MIKFLIEKEFKQLLRNSFLPRLILIFPCMIMLLMPWAVNLEIKNIQLNIVDNDHSVISQRLVNKIAASTYFRLTEVPASYEDGLRNIEQGTADIIMEIPRHLERDWVNKGEAHILIAANSVNGTKGGLGSSYLGTIIKNYAAELRAEYPDAISASGSAPSIRIDTQGLFNPNLNYKLYMIPALMGMLLTLICGFLPALNVVSEKEVGTIEQINVTPVPKFTFILAKLLPYWITGFIVLTLCFLLAWLLYGITPVGHFIVIYFLAILFVFVMSGFGLVISNYSATMQQSMFVMFFFMLILMLMSGLFTPVSSMPEWAQVITYFNPLKYFMEGMRMVYLKGSSLLELLPEIGVLLLFALGFNTWAVISYRKNQ; encoded by the coding sequence ATGATAAAATTTCTGATAGAAAAAGAGTTTAAACAGTTGCTTCGCAATTCGTTCCTGCCGAGATTGATTCTTATCTTTCCCTGCATGATCATGTTGCTGATGCCATGGGCTGTGAATCTGGAAATAAAGAATATCCAGCTGAATATTGTAGACAACGATCATTCGGTGATTTCTCAGCGGCTGGTGAATAAGATTGCGGCTTCTACCTATTTCCGTCTGACGGAAGTGCCGGCATCTTATGAGGATGGATTACGGAATATTGAACAGGGAACAGCGGATATTATAATGGAGATCCCCAGGCACCTGGAGCGGGACTGGGTGAACAAAGGAGAAGCCCATATACTGATTGCAGCCAATTCGGTAAATGGAACGAAAGGAGGGCTAGGCAGTTCTTATCTGGGCACTATTATCAAGAACTATGCAGCCGAGTTACGTGCAGAATATCCTGATGCCATATCTGCGTCGGGCAGTGCCCCTTCCATTCGTATCGATACGCAGGGATTATTTAACCCGAATCTGAATTATAAACTTTATATGATTCCTGCTTTGATGGGAATGTTGTTGACTTTGATATGCGGATTTTTGCCTGCCCTGAATGTGGTTAGTGAGAAGGAGGTAGGAACGATCGAACAGATTAATGTGACTCCCGTACCGAAATTTACTTTTATTCTGGCTAAACTTTTACCTTACTGGATCACAGGCTTTATCGTATTGACTTTGTGCTTTTTGTTAGCCTGGCTGCTTTATGGAATAACTCCTGTAGGGCATTTCATCGTGATTTATTTTTTGGCGATTTTGTTTGTATTCGTTATGTCCGGTTTCGGGCTCGTTATATCCAATTATTCGGCAACTATGCAGCAGTCTATGTTTGTAATGTTCTTTTTTATGCTGATTCTGATGTTGATGAGCGGATTATTCACTCCGGTGAGCAGTATGCCTGAATGGGCACAGGTGATTACTTATTTCAATCCTTTGAAGTACTTTATGGAAGGAATGCGTATGGTATACCTCAAAGGAAGCAGCTTGTTGGAACTGCTGCCTGAAATAGGAGTCCTGCTTCTTTTTGCACTGGGTTTCAATACCTGGGCGGTGATCAGTTATCGGAAAAATCAATAA
- a CDS encoding ATP-binding cassette domain-containing protein — MEKGEPIVVVKEISKSYGKVEALKEVSFAVEQGEVFGLIGPDGAGKSTLFRILTTLLLADKGTATVNGLDVVTDYKQIRTKVGYMPGRFSLYQDLSVEENLEFFATVFHTLIQENYDLIKDIYQQIEPFKKRRAGALSGGMKQKLALSCSLIHKPDILFLDEPTTGVDPVSRKEFWQMLRNLRKQGITIIVSTPIMDEARQCDRIAFINHGQVHGIDTPERILQKFASILCPPPLEREEAQQMAAPVIEVEQLTKSFGHFTAVDHISFQVQRGEIFGFLGANGAGKTTAMRMLCGLSRPTSGVGKVAGYDIFREAEQVKRHIGYMSQKFSLYEDLKVWENIRLFAGIYGMKEMEIEEKTDELLERLGFADERDTLVKNLPLGWKQKLAFSVSIFHEPKIVFLDEPTGGVDPATRRQFWELIYQAADRGITVFVTTHYMDEAEYCNRISIMVDGQIKALDTPARLKEQFGVETMDDVFQQLARHAVRKAD, encoded by the coding sequence ATGGAAAAAGGAGAACCCATAGTCGTTGTAAAGGAAATCAGCAAGAGCTACGGGAAAGTAGAGGCACTGAAAGAGGTTTCTTTTGCGGTAGAGCAGGGAGAAGTTTTCGGGCTGATCGGTCCTGACGGGGCGGGGAAGAGTACCTTATTCCGCATCCTGACCACTTTACTGTTGGCTGATAAAGGTACGGCAACTGTCAACGGACTGGATGTGGTGACGGATTACAAACAGATTCGTACGAAAGTAGGATATATGCCCGGACGGTTCTCGCTTTATCAGGACCTTTCCGTAGAAGAGAATCTGGAATTTTTTGCTACGGTATTTCATACGTTGATACAGGAAAACTATGATTTGATTAAAGATATTTATCAGCAGATCGAGCCTTTTAAAAAAAGAAGGGCAGGCGCTTTGTCGGGAGGTATGAAGCAGAAGCTGGCATTGAGCTGTTCCCTGATTCATAAACCTGATATTTTATTTCTGGATGAACCGACTACGGGTGTAGATCCTGTGTCTCGGAAAGAATTTTGGCAGATGCTCCGTAATTTGAGAAAACAGGGGATTACGATCATTGTTTCCACTCCTATTATGGATGAGGCTCGTCAATGCGACCGGATTGCTTTTATTAATCACGGGCAGGTGCACGGAATCGATACGCCCGAACGGATTCTTCAGAAGTTTGCTTCCATTCTTTGTCCGCCACCCTTGGAACGGGAGGAGGCGCAACAGATGGCAGCTCCTGTTATCGAGGTGGAGCAGCTGACCAAATCCTTCGGACATTTTACGGCAGTCGATCATATCTCTTTTCAAGTGCAGCGGGGAGAAATTTTCGGTTTTCTTGGAGCCAATGGAGCAGGTAAGACGACTGCGATGCGTATGCTTTGCGGATTGAGCCGTCCGACTTCGGGAGTAGGAAAGGTGGCAGGCTATGACATCTTTCGGGAAGCCGAACAAGTCAAAAGGCATATCGGATATATGAGTCAGAAATTCTCTTTGTATGAGGATCTTAAAGTCTGGGAGAATATCCGTCTCTTTGCCGGAATTTATGGGATGAAGGAGATGGAGATTGAAGAAAAGACAGATGAATTGTTAGAACGCCTGGGATTTGCAGACGAACGGGATACGTTGGTGAAAAACCTTCCTTTGGGTTGGAAACAGAAACTGGCCTTTTCTGTCTCTATCTTCCATGAGCCGAAAATAGTCTTCCTTGATGAACCGACCGGAGGAGTTGATCCTGCTACTCGCAGGCAGTTCTGGGAGCTGATTTATCAGGCTGCCGATCGTGGAATCACTGTATTTGTTACCACACACTATATGGATGAAGCGGAATATTGCAACCGGATATCGATTATGGTGGACGGCCAGATCAAGGCACTGGATACGCCGGCCCGGCTGAAAGAACAGTTTGGTGTGGAGACAATGGATGATGTGTTTCAACAACTTGCCCGCCATGCGGTGCGTAAAGCGGATTGA